From the genome of Rhizobium leguminosarum, one region includes:
- a CDS encoding MipA/OmpV family protein, which translates to MTLGAGIEYGPKFPGSKHHGFSAMPSFDIRRFDEPDENSAPDDNIDYGLIDVGGFEAGPVLGFRDSRSHSDDDGLKGIHSVHWGVDAGVFAQYWAIPNRLRFRSEIRQAVSDGSGLVVDVGADWFKPLGEKWLFSAGPRASFGNGAYMRKYFGISSTEASQNGALPTFDAKSGLKSIGFTASAAYDVTPTWTLQLYDRFDRPTGDAADSPITSKLGAKNQNVIGISLSKAFSVNF; encoded by the coding sequence ATGACGCTCGGTGCAGGCATCGAATACGGCCCGAAGTTTCCGGGTTCGAAGCATCACGGTTTCAGCGCTATGCCCTCCTTCGATATCAGGCGTTTCGACGAGCCGGATGAGAACAGCGCGCCGGACGACAATATCGATTATGGCCTTATCGACGTCGGCGGCTTCGAGGCTGGTCCGGTGCTCGGGTTCCGCGACAGCCGTTCGCACTCCGATGACGACGGGCTAAAAGGCATTCATTCGGTGCATTGGGGCGTCGATGCCGGCGTCTTCGCGCAATACTGGGCGATCCCGAACCGGCTGCGGTTCCGCTCGGAAATCCGCCAGGCGGTATCGGACGGCAGCGGTCTGGTCGTCGATGTCGGCGCCGATTGGTTTAAGCCGCTCGGCGAGAAATGGCTCTTCTCGGCCGGTCCGCGCGCCTCTTTCGGCAACGGCGCCTATATGCGGAAATATTTCGGCATCTCTTCGACGGAAGCATCGCAGAACGGTGCCCTGCCCACCTTCGACGCAAAAAGTGGTTTGAAATCGATCGGCTTCACGGCCTCTGCCGCCTATGATGTGACGCCGACCTGGACGCTGCAGCTTTACGACCGCTTCGACCGACCGACAGGCGATGCAGCCGATAGTCCGATCACCTCGAAGCTCGGAGCCAAGAACCAGAATGTGATTGGCATTTCCCTCAGCAAGGCCTTCAGCGTCAATTTCTGA
- a CDS encoding DMT family transporter — protein MRPIWLAVPLLNTVQQILLKRSAEESGNSGGNWLVQILSSHWFLAAIVAEIACFAIWMRVLSELDISKAFPLTAISYVFIMAIAWYAFGEPLPLLQLAGSGLILIGIWCIATASQRND, from the coding sequence ATGCGGCCGATCTGGCTTGCCGTACCGCTTCTGAACACCGTGCAGCAGATATTGCTGAAGCGCAGCGCCGAGGAATCGGGCAATTCCGGCGGGAACTGGCTCGTGCAGATCCTCTCCTCGCACTGGTTCCTGGCAGCGATTGTGGCGGAGATCGCCTGCTTTGCGATCTGGATGAGGGTGCTTTCAGAGCTCGATATCAGCAAGGCGTTCCCGCTTACGGCGATCAGCTATGTCTTTATCATGGCCATCGCCTGGTACGCATTTGGCGAGCCATTGCCGCTGCTTCAGCTTGCCGGGAGCGGCCTCATCCTGATCGGCATCTGGTGCATCGCAACGGCCTCGCAGCGGAACGACTGA
- a CDS encoding peptidogalycan biosysnthesis protein, producing MLGREAWNACFPDEIETYDYLLVVEEAGIEGFDWRYVVVRECGEIVAAMPAFLCRYALETTLEAGRIRRAVEKIRSTFNGFLTLRLACLGSPCTETGAIGFHPKIAQARRPALLAQLLEAFEAHAQAERCSLMALKDLPQPIPSRTEPVLSSSGYAEIGGMPTAWLDIDFNTIDEYFASLSPGTRKDMRRKLRGREKVRVEYRAEFGDLLPRVMQLYLETRQRSEWQFEELTPAYFDGILKSMPGHSFCTMYFVDDELLAANLLVHDENRLIDKFFCMDAEEGRRYNLYYLSWFNNLEYCLRYGIGRYQSGQAYYRNKVRLGSHLTANAIYFRHRNPVLQFILKKISPLLTADDGGEVEA from the coding sequence ATGCTTGGCCGCGAAGCCTGGAATGCCTGCTTCCCCGACGAGATCGAGACCTATGACTATCTGCTTGTGGTCGAGGAGGCCGGCATCGAGGGGTTCGACTGGCGCTACGTGGTCGTGCGCGAATGTGGCGAGATCGTTGCTGCCATGCCGGCATTCCTCTGCCGCTACGCCCTGGAGACGACGCTGGAAGCCGGCCGCATCAGACGGGCGGTCGAAAAGATCCGCAGCACCTTCAATGGCTTCTTGACGCTTCGTCTTGCCTGTCTCGGTTCCCCCTGCACCGAGACGGGTGCCATCGGCTTTCATCCGAAAATTGCGCAAGCCCGGCGGCCGGCACTCCTTGCCCAGCTTCTCGAAGCTTTCGAGGCGCATGCGCAGGCCGAAAGGTGCTCGCTGATGGCGCTGAAGGATCTACCGCAGCCCATCCCGTCGCGAACCGAGCCGGTTCTGTCCTCCAGCGGCTATGCCGAGATCGGCGGCATGCCGACAGCATGGCTGGATATCGATTTCAACACGATTGACGAATATTTCGCAAGTCTTTCACCGGGAACACGCAAGGACATGCGCCGCAAGCTGCGCGGCCGTGAGAAGGTCCGGGTGGAATACCGAGCCGAATTCGGCGATCTCCTGCCGCGTGTTATGCAACTCTATCTGGAGACGCGGCAGCGGAGCGAATGGCAGTTCGAAGAGCTGACACCAGCCTATTTCGACGGCATCCTGAAAAGCATGCCGGGACATTCCTTTTGCACGATGTATTTCGTCGATGACGAATTGCTGGCCGCCAACCTCTTGGTCCATGACGAGAACAGGCTGATCGACAAATTCTTCTGTATGGATGCGGAGGAGGGGAGGCGTTACAATCTCTATTATCTCAGCTGGTTCAACAATCTCGAATACTGCCTGCGCTACGGTATCGGCCGCTATCAGAGCGGTCAGGCCTATTATCGCAACAAGGTTCGGCTCGGCAGCCATCTGACGGCAAATGCGATCTATTTCCGCCATCGCAATCCCGTGCTGCAATTCATCCTTAAGAAGATATCGCCGCTGCTAACCGCCGACGATGGCGGCGAGGTGGAGGCGTGA
- a CDS encoding alpha/beta hydrolase yields the protein MPADGLSFFLEGTNGKAVVLVHGLTGAPAEMRLVARQFHRRGFSVYAPLLAGHGENEAVLRRSRWEDWLDSVEAAGDWLSERSDMVFAAGICVGGKLAMMAADRNPLSIRAVAVYSPCFHYDGWNVPRYYSLFSPHIRWISLIPFIDRLSFRETPSLGIKDERMRRMVAGMIGEGMLETFPGRGLIEMHELGRALKARLPEMRTPTLILHSREDDLSGPGHAQYIASHIGGRRELRWLDDSYHMIHVDRQHRHVADVTAEFFEAEYAAAST from the coding sequence ATGCCAGCTGACGGGCTTTCCTTCTTTCTCGAAGGCACGAACGGCAAGGCCGTCGTCCTCGTTCACGGCCTGACGGGCGCGCCGGCCGAGATGCGGCTGGTGGCCAGGCAATTCCACCGCCGCGGCTTCAGCGTCTACGCGCCGCTTCTCGCCGGCCATGGCGAAAACGAAGCGGTGCTGCGGCGCTCGCGTTGGGAGGACTGGCTTGACAGCGTCGAGGCGGCAGGCGACTGGCTTTCCGAACGCAGCGATATGGTCTTTGCCGCCGGAATTTGCGTAGGCGGCAAGCTGGCGATGATGGCGGCCGACCGGAATCCGTTGTCGATCCGCGCCGTCGCCGTCTATTCGCCCTGCTTCCACTACGATGGGTGGAACGTGCCGCGCTATTATTCGCTGTTCTCACCGCATATCCGCTGGATATCGCTTATTCCTTTCATTGACCGCCTGAGTTTTCGGGAAACACCCTCGCTGGGCATCAAGGACGAGCGCATGCGCCGAATGGTGGCCGGCATGATCGGCGAGGGTATGCTCGAAACCTTCCCGGGACGCGGCCTGATCGAGATGCATGAACTTGGCCGGGCGCTGAAAGCGCGTCTTCCCGAGATGCGCACACCGACCTTGATCCTGCATTCGCGCGAAGACGATCTGAGCGGCCCGGGGCACGCCCAATATATCGCATCGCATATCGGCGGACGCCGCGAGCTTCGCTGGCTCGATGACAGCTATCACATGATCCATGTCGACCGGCAGCACAGGCATGTTGCGGACGTGACGGCAGAATTCTTCGAGGCGGAATATGCAGCAGCAAGCACTTAG
- a CDS encoding fatty acid desaturase family protein, whose product MKIFAHTKWDTVPVLAAIAHLAFNIYLIAGFESRPLWQSAVLGAVYAVSISWNINSISHNFIHTPYFKPKWMNYAFSLLESVTIGFSQVYYHWVHMRHHSGNSDRPNENGETVDLLSIYKHGKNGEPENVFSYTFFSFFRDDIGDIHQAIASKRPFEAKWGRFELIAFVVFVLLALFYDWKAAFFFLPFYYLGNCLSSLNGYYEHLNGDPDEPIAWGVSSHNRFYNWLWFGNGYHAEHHYRPKTHWTKLKNFHEQFKQEQEAAGTHVISTCHALGFMAKENRQQGEFPHAS is encoded by the coding sequence ATGAAAATCTTCGCACATACGAAATGGGATACCGTGCCGGTGCTTGCCGCCATCGCGCATCTGGCTTTCAACATCTACCTGATCGCAGGCTTCGAGAGCCGTCCGCTTTGGCAGTCGGCGGTCCTCGGCGCGGTCTATGCCGTGTCGATCTCGTGGAACATCAACAGCATCTCCCACAATTTCATCCATACGCCATACTTTAAACCGAAGTGGATGAACTACGCCTTCAGTCTGCTGGAATCGGTGACCATCGGCTTTTCGCAGGTCTACTATCACTGGGTCCATATGCGCCATCATTCCGGCAACAGCGACCGCCCCAATGAAAACGGCGAGACGGTGGACCTCCTGTCCATCTACAAACACGGAAAAAATGGCGAGCCAGAAAACGTCTTCTCCTACACGTTCTTCAGCTTCTTCCGTGACGATATTGGCGACATCCACCAGGCCATCGCCAGCAAGCGGCCGTTCGAGGCGAAATGGGGGCGCTTCGAGCTAATCGCCTTCGTCGTCTTCGTGTTGCTTGCCCTTTTCTACGACTGGAAGGCTGCCTTCTTCTTCCTCCCTTTCTATTATCTCGGCAACTGCCTCTCCTCCCTCAATGGCTATTACGAGCACCTGAACGGCGACCCCGACGAGCCGATCGCCTGGGGCGTCAGCAGCCATAACCGCTTCTACAACTGGCTTTGGTTCGGCAACGGCTACCACGCCGAACATCACTACCGCCCGAAGACGCATTGGACGAAGCTCAAGAATTTCCACGAGCAGTTCAAGCAGGAGCAGGAAGCGGCCGGCACACATGTCATCAGTACATGCCATGCCCTGGGCTTCATGGCGAAGGAGAACCGGCAGCAGGGAGAGTTTCCGCATGCCAGCTGA
- a CDS encoding EamA family transporter: protein MTTGRTGWTLAAILFCILAETGRELCFKHGATSVLAETLQKPVIWLGITFWGFELVMWTRVLEEVALSVAFPLMALSYAAIAFAGAAIFKETINLRHALGIVLVTLGVVCVGATGL from the coding sequence ATGACGACGGGGCGGACCGGATGGACGCTCGCGGCCATCCTCTTCTGCATTCTTGCGGAGACCGGGCGTGAACTGTGCTTCAAGCACGGCGCGACGAGCGTGCTCGCTGAGACCCTGCAGAAGCCGGTGATCTGGCTCGGCATCACTTTCTGGGGCTTCGAGCTGGTGATGTGGACGCGCGTGCTGGAAGAGGTGGCGCTGTCGGTGGCATTTCCGCTGATGGCGCTGAGTTATGCGGCGATCGCTTTTGCGGGCGCGGCCATCTTCAAGGAAACCATCAATCTTCGCCACGCGCTCGGCATCGTCCTGGTGACGCTCGGCGTGGTCTGTGTCGGAGCGACGGGACTATGA
- a CDS encoding arginase family protein, with product MQLLLLHLDDALELQPDFVRSCMMAGAHEVSDKESGGAIRLWGRQQALDGVWRNLAKAAPLAREGSRLCFMGSGDFHHVTALLLSLALERCRQPVTVVHIDNHPDWVHFDNGMHCGSWVNKALEQPLVKKVITLGVCSHDLKSPERKGANLVPLSDGRLELYPYMHPPSKVKSSYGSGPSFSQVDGALHWQSISELGEANFVDKLLGRIQTEAVYVTIDKDALSDADAVTNWDQGCMQLPYVLWLLSEIGEHHRVIGADVTGDYSTPQYGGDFYTRTMKKAEVLIDQPFRRRDMMATRNINSAANHALLEVLSELMP from the coding sequence TTGCAACTCCTTCTTCTTCATCTCGATGATGCGCTGGAGTTGCAACCCGACTTCGTGCGCTCCTGCATGATGGCAGGGGCGCACGAAGTCAGCGACAAGGAAAGCGGCGGCGCTATCCGGCTCTGGGGCCGGCAGCAGGCGCTGGACGGGGTATGGCGCAACCTGGCAAAGGCTGCACCCCTCGCGCGCGAGGGGTCACGGCTCTGCTTCATGGGCTCCGGTGACTTCCATCATGTGACCGCGCTGCTCTTATCGCTCGCTTTGGAGCGTTGTCGCCAGCCGGTGACCGTCGTTCACATCGACAACCATCCCGACTGGGTGCATTTCGACAACGGCATGCATTGTGGCTCCTGGGTCAACAAGGCGCTGGAGCAGCCGCTCGTCAAGAAGGTGATAACGCTCGGCGTCTGCAGCCACGACCTCAAGTCGCCGGAGCGCAAGGGCGCCAATCTCGTGCCTTTGTCCGACGGCCGACTGGAGCTCTATCCCTATATGCACCCGCCGAGCAAAGTGAAGTCGAGCTATGGGTCAGGCCCAAGCTTCAGCCAGGTCGACGGTGCCCTGCATTGGCAATCGATATCGGAACTCGGTGAGGCTAACTTCGTCGACAAGCTGCTCGGACGCATCCAGACCGAGGCGGTCTATGTCACCATCGACAAAGACGCTCTGTCCGACGCCGATGCCGTCACCAATTGGGACCAAGGCTGCATGCAGCTTCCGTATGTCCTCTGGCTCTTAAGTGAAATCGGCGAACACCATCGCGTCATCGGCGCTGACGTGACCGGAGATTATTCCACGCCGCAATATGGTGGCGATTTCTATACCCGCACGATGAAAAAGGCCGAAGTGCTGATCGACCAACCTTTCAGGCGACGCGATATGATGGCGACCCGCAATATCAACAGTGCGGCAAATCATGCGCTGCTCGAAGTGCTTTCGGAGCTGATGCCATGA
- a CDS encoding aspartate aminotransferase family protein, whose product MRSNLKLADTTDLVISEDELRLLEEAYCSHGDTVHYSQRPKFFESCDGSFVYDATETPFLDLQMWYSAVNFGYRNERLNNVAHRQLDRLPQVASQYLHREKVELAAMIAKDAEQKFGTKGRVHFNVGGSQAVEDSLKIVRNYSEGKSLMFAFEGGYHGRTLGATSITSSYRYRRRYGHFGERAQFIEFPYHFRGPKGMSKEEYGHYCVQKFARLFESEYNGVWDPKAGKSEYAAFYVEPIQGTGGYVIPPMNFFTELKKVLDDHGILLVVDEIQMGVYRTGKLWSIEHFGVSPDVLVFGKAITNGLNPLSGIWAKEEMINPTIFPPGSTHSTFASNPMGTSVAVETLKMVSENDFGASVMVKGAHFLEGLKDLQSQHAVIGDVDGLGLALRMEICKPDGFTPDKATLDWMSDEGMKGDLVVDGKKYGLVLDVGGYHKNVITLAPNLMISHEEIELAISLLGQLLARAERR is encoded by the coding sequence ATGCGTTCCAATCTGAAACTTGCCGATACCACGGATCTCGTCATCTCCGAGGATGAGTTGCGCCTGCTCGAAGAGGCCTACTGCTCCCACGGCGACACCGTCCATTATTCGCAAAGGCCGAAATTCTTCGAATCGTGCGATGGGTCCTTCGTCTATGATGCAACGGAGACGCCCTTCCTCGATCTGCAGATGTGGTATTCCGCCGTCAATTTCGGCTACCGCAACGAGCGCCTGAACAATGTCGCCCACCGCCAACTCGATCGGCTGCCGCAGGTCGCGTCGCAATATCTGCATCGCGAAAAGGTGGAGCTCGCGGCGATGATCGCCAAGGATGCCGAACAGAAATTCGGCACCAAGGGCCGGGTGCATTTCAACGTCGGCGGTTCGCAGGCGGTCGAGGATTCGCTGAAGATCGTGCGTAATTACAGCGAAGGCAAAAGCCTGATGTTCGCCTTCGAAGGCGGCTATCACGGGCGCACACTGGGGGCGACCTCGATCACCTCGAGCTATCGTTATCGCCGGCGCTACGGCCATTTCGGCGAGCGCGCGCAGTTCATTGAGTTTCCCTACCACTTCCGGGGCCCCAAGGGCATGTCGAAGGAGGAATATGGTCACTATTGCGTGCAGAAATTCGCCCGGCTTTTCGAAAGCGAATATAACGGCGTCTGGGACCCGAAGGCCGGAAAGTCTGAATATGCGGCCTTCTATGTCGAACCCATCCAGGGAACCGGCGGCTATGTCATCCCGCCAATGAACTTCTTTACGGAGTTGAAGAAGGTTCTCGACGATCACGGCATCCTGCTTGTGGTCGACGAAATCCAGATGGGCGTCTACCGGACGGGCAAGCTGTGGTCGATCGAACACTTCGGCGTATCGCCCGACGTGCTGGTCTTCGGCAAGGCAATCACCAACGGCCTCAATCCGCTTTCCGGTATCTGGGCCAAGGAAGAGATGATCAATCCGACGATCTTTCCGCCTGGCTCCACCCATTCGACTTTTGCCAGCAACCCGATGGGGACGTCGGTCGCGGTCGAGACGCTGAAGATGGTCTCGGAAAACGACTTCGGCGCCAGCGTCATGGTGAAGGGCGCGCACTTCCTGGAAGGCCTCAAGGACCTGCAGTCGCAGCACGCAGTCATCGGCGATGTCGATGGCCTCGGCCTGGCGCTGCGCATGGAGATCTGCAAGCCGGATGGATTTACGCCCGACAAGGCCACGCTCGACTGGATGTCCGATGAAGGCATGAAGGGCGATCTGGTCGTCGACGGCAAGAAATACGGCCTGGTGCTCGATGTCGGCGGTTACCACAAGAACGTCATCACGCTCGCCCCGAACCTGATGATCAGCCACGAGGAGATCGAGCTTGCGATTTCGCTTCTCGGTCAGCTGCTAGCCCGCGCGGAACGGAGATAG